The following are encoded together in the Flavobacterium sp. TR2 genome:
- a CDS encoding glycoside hydrolase family 95 protein produces MIKKTFFILLLASCSTNISAQSKNVLWYKQPAEFFEESLVLGNGKMGATVFGGANSDKIYLNDITLWSGEPVNANMSPEAYKNVAAVREALKNENYKLAEELNKKIEGKNSESYAPLGTLEINNSEKGKAVNYHRELDFSNAVSKVSYEMAGIKYTREYFVSAPDKVMIIKLTADQKGALNFDINLKSLLKSNVEVRNNILVLTGSAPIHENAGYNVVPKYLSLKERGTRFTGLVQIKKTDGIITSSRETLTLKDATEAIIYVSVATSFNGFDKNPASEGLDEVSIALQNLNKAYATPFDKLKESHIADYQKFFSRVNLDLGKTTAPDLPTDERLLRYADGKEDKNLEILYFNYGRYLLISSSRTLGVPANLQGLWNPYVNPPWSSNYTMNINLEENYWLAENTNLSEMHSSLLSFIKNLSVTGKVTAKTFYGVDKGWAAAHNSDIWAMTNPVGQFGKEDPMWACWPMAQAWLSTHIWEHYTFTQDLAYLKKEGYPLMKGAAEFCLGWLVTDKNGNLITSPSTSPENQYKLADGFVGATLYGGTADLAMIRECFDKTIKASKVLNTDADLRKKLETALSKLHPYQIGKKGNLQEWYFDWDDNEPKHRHQSHLFGLFPGDHITPLKTPDLAEASKKTLEIKGDETTGWSKGWRINLWARLWDGNRAYKMFRELLRYVDPDGKKTEKPRRGGGTYPNLFDAHPPFQIDGNFGGAAAVAEMLVQSDENEIRLLPALPDAWEEGSVKGICARGGFEIEMTWNNKNLTHAVISSKTGGKTTLIFGGDKKEIVLKKGESIEINL; encoded by the coding sequence ATGATAAAAAAAACATTTTTCATCTTACTTCTCGCATCATGCAGCACAAACATTTCGGCGCAATCCAAAAATGTTTTATGGTACAAACAGCCCGCAGAATTCTTTGAAGAAAGCTTAGTTTTAGGAAACGGAAAAATGGGAGCGACCGTTTTTGGAGGCGCCAATTCAGATAAAATTTATCTGAACGATATTACGCTTTGGTCGGGCGAACCCGTAAATGCCAATATGAGCCCCGAAGCATACAAAAATGTTGCGGCAGTTCGTGAAGCTTTAAAAAACGAAAACTACAAACTGGCAGAAGAATTAAATAAAAAAATTGAGGGAAAAAATTCCGAATCTTACGCGCCTTTAGGAACATTAGAAATCAATAATTCAGAGAAAGGAAAAGCCGTAAACTACCACCGAGAACTTGATTTTTCGAATGCCGTATCAAAAGTAAGCTACGAAATGGCAGGCATAAAATATACTCGGGAATATTTTGTGTCTGCTCCAGATAAAGTCATGATTATCAAATTGACAGCCGATCAAAAAGGAGCTTTGAATTTTGATATTAATCTAAAAAGCCTTTTAAAATCAAATGTTGAAGTACGAAACAATATTTTGGTTCTGACGGGTTCTGCGCCAATTCATGAAAACGCAGGATATAATGTTGTGCCAAAATATTTGAGTTTAAAAGAAAGAGGAACAAGATTTACAGGATTAGTCCAAATTAAAAAAACAGACGGAATAATTACAAGTTCGAGAGAAACCCTGACTTTAAAAGATGCCACAGAAGCCATAATCTATGTTTCTGTTGCGACAAGTTTTAACGGTTTTGATAAAAATCCAGCATCCGAAGGATTAGACGAGGTTTCAATTGCCTTGCAAAATCTGAATAAAGCTTACGCAACACCATTCGACAAATTAAAAGAATCTCACATTGCCGATTATCAAAAATTCTTCAGTCGCGTCAATTTGGATTTAGGCAAAACAACTGCTCCAGATTTGCCAACCGACGAACGCTTACTGCGCTACGCTGACGGAAAAGAAGATAAAAATCTCGAAATTCTATACTTCAATTACGGACGCTATTTGTTAATAAGCTCTTCAAGGACTTTGGGAGTTCCCGCCAATTTGCAAGGACTTTGGAATCCGTATGTAAATCCGCCTTGGAGCAGTAATTATACTATGAATATCAATCTGGAAGAAAATTATTGGCTGGCAGAAAACACCAATCTTTCCGAAATGCATTCTTCGCTTTTGAGTTTCATTAAAAACCTTTCGGTAACAGGAAAGGTAACAGCCAAAACTTTTTATGGAGTAGATAAAGGCTGGGCTGCTGCACACAATTCAGATATTTGGGCAATGACCAATCCGGTTGGGCAGTTTGGAAAAGAAGATCCAATGTGGGCGTGCTGGCCAATGGCGCAAGCATGGCTGAGTACGCATATATGGGAGCATTACACGTTTACGCAAGATCTGGCTTATTTGAAAAAAGAAGGCTATCCGCTAATGAAAGGCGCGGCAGAATTTTGCTTGGGCTGGCTCGTAACCGATAAGAACGGAAACTTAATTACTTCGCCATCAACATCACCAGAAAATCAATATAAATTGGCGGATGGTTTTGTAGGAGCAACATTGTACGGAGGAACAGCTGATCTAGCCATGATTCGCGAATGTTTTGATAAAACGATAAAAGCTTCAAAAGTATTAAATACAGATGCCGATTTGAGAAAAAAATTGGAAACGGCGCTTTCAAAATTGCATCCCTACCAAATTGGCAAAAAAGGAAACCTGCAGGAATGGTATTTTGATTGGGATGATAATGAACCAAAACACCGCCATCAATCGCACTTGTTTGGACTTTTTCCTGGCGATCATATTACGCCATTAAAGACTCCAGACTTAGCCGAAGCTTCAAAGAAAACATTGGAAATAAAAGGCGACGAAACGACAGGATGGTCAAAAGGCTGGAGAATCAATCTTTGGGCTAGGCTTTGGGACGGAAACCGTGCTTACAAAATGTTTCGTGAATTGTTGCGCTATGTCGATCCTGACGGAAAGAAAACAGAAAAACCAAGAAGAGGAGGAGGAACCTATCCGAATTTATTCGATGCGCATCCGCCATTTCAAATTGACGGTAATTTTGGTGGTGCAGCAGCCGTTGCCGAAATGTTAGTGCAGTCAGACGAAAACGAAATTCGATTATTGCCCGCTTTGCCAGATGCTTGGGAAGAAGGTTCTGTAAAAGGAATTTGTGCAAGGGGCGGATTTGAAATTGAAATGACTTGGAACAATAAAAATCTAACTCACGCCGTAATCTCTTCTAAAACAGGAGGAAAAACAACTCTGATTTTCGGGGGCGATAAAAAAGAAATCGTTTTGAAAAAAGGAGAAAGCATAGAAATCAATTTATAG
- the lepA gene encoding translation elongation factor 4, which yields MKKIRNFCIIAHIDHGKSTLADRLLSATQTVTAREEKAQLLDNMDLERERGITIKSHAIQMEYKYKGEEYILNLIDTPGHVDFSYEVSRSIAACEGALLIVDAAQSIQAQTISNLYLALENDLEIIPVLNKVDLPSANPEEVSDDIIDLLGCKLEDIIHASGKTGFGVENILAAIIEKIPAPKGNPEEPLQALIFDSVYNPFRGIEVIFRVVNGEIKKGQKIKFMATDNEYFADEIGTLKLNQVPKNVVSAGDVGYLISGIKEAREVKVGDTITDAKVPTTNMVAGFEDVKPMVFAGIYPVDTEDYEDLRSSMEKLQLNDASLVFTPESSAALGFGFRCGFLGMLHMEIIQERLEREFDMTVITTVPNVSYLAYTKKHPETPIVVNNPSDLPEPSKLDRVEEPFIKATIITKADFVGNVMSLCIEKRGLITNQTYLTTERVELNFDMPLAEIVFDFYDRLKTVSKGYASFDYSPIGMRTSKLVKLDVLLNAQTVDALSALIHEDNAYNIGKKMTEKLRELIPRQQFDIPIQAAIGAKIIARETIKALRKDVTAKCYGGDISRKRKLLEKQKKGKKRMRQVGNVEIPQEAFMAVLKLND from the coding sequence ATGAAGAAGATACGTAATTTTTGCATTATTGCACACATTGACCACGGTAAAAGTACATTGGCTGACCGATTACTAAGTGCTACACAAACCGTTACAGCTCGTGAAGAAAAAGCGCAATTGCTTGACAACATGGACTTGGAGCGTGAGCGTGGAATTACCATTAAGAGTCATGCCATCCAGATGGAATACAAATACAAAGGTGAAGAATATATCTTAAACTTAATTGATACTCCTGGACACGTTGACTTTTCATACGAAGTTTCGAGATCTATCGCTGCCTGCGAAGGAGCTTTATTGATTGTTGATGCCGCACAGAGTATTCAAGCACAAACGATTTCAAACTTATATCTAGCACTAGAAAATGACTTAGAAATCATTCCGGTTTTGAATAAAGTCGATTTGCCAAGTGCGAATCCTGAAGAAGTTAGCGATGATATTATCGATTTATTAGGATGTAAATTGGAAGATATTATTCATGCTTCAGGAAAAACTGGTTTTGGTGTAGAGAACATTCTTGCTGCCATTATCGAAAAAATTCCTGCTCCAAAAGGAAATCCAGAAGAGCCTTTGCAAGCTTTAATTTTTGACTCGGTTTACAATCCGTTCCGCGGAATTGAGGTAATCTTTAGAGTTGTGAATGGTGAAATCAAAAAAGGCCAGAAAATTAAATTCATGGCTACAGACAACGAATATTTTGCTGACGAAATTGGAACTTTAAAACTTAATCAGGTTCCTAAAAATGTAGTTTCGGCAGGAGACGTTGGGTATTTGATTTCTGGAATTAAAGAAGCTCGCGAAGTAAAAGTTGGTGATACCATTACAGACGCAAAAGTTCCGACAACAAATATGGTTGCTGGTTTTGAGGATGTAAAACCAATGGTTTTTGCCGGTATTTATCCCGTTGATACAGAAGATTACGAAGATTTGCGCTCTTCGATGGAAAAACTACAATTGAACGACGCTTCATTAGTTTTTACTCCTGAAAGTTCTGCGGCATTAGGATTTGGTTTCCGTTGCGGATTCTTAGGAATGCTTCACATGGAAATTATCCAAGAACGTTTGGAACGAGAGTTTGATATGACTGTAATTACGACAGTTCCTAACGTTTCGTATTTGGCTTACACGAAGAAACATCCAGAAACGCCAATCGTTGTAAACAATCCTTCAGACTTGCCAGAGCCTTCAAAACTTGACAGAGTTGAAGAGCCATTTATTAAAGCTACGATCATTACAAAAGCTGATTTCGTTGGAAACGTTATGAGTTTATGTATCGAAAAACGTGGTTTGATTACCAACCAAACTTACTTAACAACAGAACGAGTTGAGTTGAACTTTGATATGCCATTGGCGGAAATCGTATTTGATTTCTACGATCGTTTAAAAACTGTTTCTAAAGGTTATGCTTCTTTCGATTATTCTCCAATTGGAATGCGTACTTCAAAACTGGTTAAACTTGACGTTCTTTTGAATGCTCAAACTGTCGATGCGCTTTCAGCATTAATTCACGAGGACAACGCTTACAACATTGGTAAAAAAATGACCGAAAAATTACGTGAGCTAATTCCAAGACAGCAGTTTGATATTCCTATTCAGGCGGCAATTGGAGCTAAAATTATTGCTCGTGAAACGATTAAAGCACTTCGTAAAGACGTTACCGCAAAATGTTACGGTGGAGATATTTCGCGTAAGCGTAAACTTCTTGAAAAACAGAAAAAAGGTAAAAAACGTATGCGTCAGGTAGGAAACGTTGAGATTCCGCAAGAAGCATTTATGGCTGTTTTGAAATTGAATGACTAA
- a CDS encoding glycoside hydrolase family 97 protein, which produces MKNYLILPAVLFSIAVGYSQKTKNAYELASPNGQNKIKFELVKNAPKYAVSHGKTEVISPSDMGFVLKGNEDLSSNFEIKGAKTSTFDETWEQVWGEKKNIRNHYNQLVVDLQQKTGNKRKLQIQFRAFDDGVAFRYVYPKQNVKDSIFIMDEKTTFNLKEDGKAWWIPANRENRDEYLFKDAPVSTLDTVLTPLTIESKSGLALSFHEANLYDFASMTLVNTKGTELKSDLVPWADGVKVRVKDSFTSSWRTIQIGENPGELITSYLVLNLNEPNKLKNTNSYFKPYKYLGIWWGMHIGKYTFWESDKQGATTKNAETYIDFTAKEGFHHLLIEGWNKGWTPGWYENRMHMFSFTKSADNFDLEKVVEYGKKKNIELIGYHETGSNLINYLKEVDEGFALYKKLGIHTVKIGHVGSKLNMKQMHFGQFGVNYFRYILEKAAQYDLAVLYHESIKDTGERRTFPNMVSREAARGQEYNAWSEGNPPNHLSIIPFTRLLSGPMDFTPGIFDVEVKQGYPGKRIQGTVGQQLALYVTIYSPIQMLADLPENYEGKPALQFLKDVPTDWEDTKILEGKISEYITTARKDRNSADWYLGTLTNEKPRNVEVSLSFLDPKATYEAQIYVDAEGTDQTHNPEAVAISKKTVKASDKLQLKLGGAGGGAVRFKKI; this is translated from the coding sequence ATGAAAAACTATCTAATTCTTCCGGCTGTACTGTTTTCAATAGCAGTTGGCTATAGTCAAAAAACGAAAAACGCTTACGAATTGGCTTCGCCAAACGGACAAAATAAAATCAAATTTGAGCTGGTAAAAAATGCTCCTAAATATGCCGTTTCTCACGGAAAGACTGAAGTGATTTCTCCGTCAGATATGGGATTTGTATTGAAAGGAAATGAAGATTTAAGTTCAAACTTTGAAATTAAAGGAGCCAAAACTTCAACGTTTGACGAAACTTGGGAACAAGTTTGGGGAGAAAAGAAAAACATCAGAAATCACTACAATCAATTGGTAGTTGATTTGCAGCAAAAAACAGGAAACAAAAGAAAATTGCAGATTCAGTTTCGTGCTTTTGATGATGGAGTCGCTTTCAGATATGTTTATCCGAAACAAAATGTGAAAGACAGTATTTTTATCATGGATGAAAAAACGACTTTCAATCTTAAAGAAGATGGAAAAGCTTGGTGGATTCCAGCCAATAGAGAAAACCGTGACGAATATTTGTTTAAAGATGCTCCTGTAAGTACGCTAGATACCGTGTTAACTCCATTAACAATCGAAAGCAAAAGCGGATTGGCTCTAAGTTTCCACGAAGCAAACTTGTATGATTTTGCAAGTATGACTTTGGTAAACACAAAAGGAACAGAATTAAAATCAGATTTAGTGCCTTGGGCTGATGGCGTAAAAGTTCGCGTGAAAGATTCGTTTACTTCATCATGGAGAACCATTCAAATTGGAGAAAATCCAGGCGAATTAATCACTTCTTATCTGGTTTTAAACCTAAACGAACCAAACAAATTAAAAAATACCAACAGCTATTTCAAACCATACAAATATTTAGGAATATGGTGGGGAATGCATATTGGAAAATATACTTTCTGGGAAAGCGACAAACAAGGCGCAACAACCAAAAATGCCGAAACGTATATCGATTTTACAGCAAAAGAAGGTTTTCACCATTTATTGATCGAAGGATGGAATAAAGGCTGGACGCCGGGTTGGTACGAAAACCGTATGCATATGTTCAGCTTCACAAAAAGCGCTGATAATTTTGACTTAGAAAAAGTGGTTGAATACGGAAAGAAAAAGAATATCGAATTAATAGGATACCACGAAACAGGTTCGAACTTAATTAACTACTTAAAAGAAGTCGACGAAGGTTTTGCTTTGTACAAAAAACTAGGCATCCATACGGTAAAAATCGGCCATGTAGGTTCTAAATTGAATATGAAGCAAATGCACTTCGGACAGTTTGGAGTAAATTATTTCAGATACATTTTAGAAAAAGCGGCACAATACGATTTGGCAGTTTTATACCACGAATCAATAAAAGATACGGGAGAAAGGAGAACTTTTCCAAACATGGTTTCCAGAGAAGCAGCACGCGGACAAGAGTATAACGCTTGGAGCGAAGGAAACCCGCCAAATCATTTAAGCATTATTCCGTTTACAAGATTGCTTTCTGGTCCAATGGATTTCACGCCTGGAATTTTTGATGTTGAGGTAAAACAAGGTTACCCAGGAAAAAGAATTCAAGGAACCGTGGGTCAGCAATTGGCATTGTACGTTACGATTTATTCACCAATTCAAATGTTGGCCGATCTTCCAGAAAACTATGAAGGAAAACCAGCTTTGCAATTCCTAAAAGACGTTCCGACAGATTGGGAAGACACTAAAATCTTAGAAGGAAAAATTAGCGAATATATCACAACAGCAAGAAAAGACAGAAATAGCGCCGACTGGTATTTGGGAACTCTCACCAATGAAAAACCTAGAAATGTAGAAGTTTCATTATCTTTCTTAGATCCAAAAGCGACTTACGAAGCGCAGATTTATGTAGATGCTGAAGGAACAGATCAAACACATAATCCAGAAGCTGTGGCAATTTCTAAGAAAACAGTAAAAGCTTCAGATAAACTGCAATTGAAATTAGGCGGTGCTGGAGGTGGCGCAGTGAGATTTAAAAAAATATAA
- a CDS encoding NrtR DNA-binding winged helix domain-containing protein — protein MTEITTNHHKPAVDGITIDCVFFGFNKESLEVLLVQHAQGESKGKWGLLGGWLQLEESADDAAQRILQELTGLENIYLEQLKAFTDPKRVPERRVVTIGYYTLVNREDYNIKASLRVIEAKWYKINEIPELIFDHNEILNFSLLQLRNRVRQAPIGFNLLPEKFTLLQLMHLYEEILGIELDKSNFRRKILHMKLLTALEEKQKDVSHRAAKLYKFDDQMYKKLTEKGFNFEF, from the coding sequence TTGACTGAAATAACTACCAATCATCATAAACCAGCTGTAGACGGAATCACGATTGACTGTGTTTTTTTCGGATTTAATAAAGAGAGTCTAGAAGTGCTCTTGGTTCAGCACGCACAAGGCGAAAGCAAAGGCAAATGGGGTCTTCTAGGCGGGTGGCTTCAGCTGGAAGAAAGTGCCGATGATGCCGCACAGCGTATTTTACAGGAACTTACAGGACTCGAAAATATTTATCTGGAACAGCTCAAGGCATTTACAGATCCAAAGCGTGTTCCAGAAAGACGTGTTGTGACTATTGGCTATTATACTTTGGTCAATCGTGAAGATTATAATATTAAAGCCAGTTTACGGGTGATTGAAGCAAAATGGTATAAAATCAATGAAATTCCCGAGCTGATTTTTGACCATAATGAAATTTTAAATTTCAGCCTTTTACAGCTTAGAAACCGAGTTCGCCAAGCTCCGATAGGCTTTAATCTCCTGCCAGAAAAATTTACTCTGCTGCAATTGATGCATTTATACGAAGAGATTCTAGGAATCGAATTGGACAAATCGAATTTCAGAAGAAAAATTCTGCACATGAAACTCCTCACGGCATTAGAAGAAAAACAAAAAGACGTTTCGCACAGAGCAGCAAAACTTTATAAATTTGATGACCAGATGTACAAAAAATTAACTGAAAAAGGGTTTAATTTCGAATTTTAG
- a CDS encoding glycoside hydrolase family 3 C-terminal domain-containing protein: MKNKMIFLSSALVFAFLTSCKNDAQTLASNSVQTEEYVGKEISTDHDAEIDKLIAQMTLEEKIGMLHGNSMFANAGVKRLGIPELKMADGPLGVREEISRDNWAPAGWTNDFATYYPAGGALAATWNAEMAHTFGTSLGEELRARDKDMLLSPAINMVRTPLGGRTYEYMSEDPFLNKKIAVPLIVGLQEKDVMACVKHYAANNQETNRDFVDVQIDERALREIYLPAFEASVKEAKAYSIMGAYNKFRGEYLCENDYMLNKILRDEWGFKGVVVSDWAAVHSTAKSLKNGLDIEMGTPKPFNEFFLADKLIAAVKSGEVSEKEIDLHVKRILRVLFQVKAMGGGERAKGSIATEAHYQDAYKIAAEAIVLLKNENNALPLKLDGVKSIAVIGNNATKKNALGGFGAGVKTKREVTPLDGLKNRLPSSVKINYAEGYLERYDKKNRGNLGNITANGPVTIDQLDPAKVQEAVEAAKNSDVAIVFAGSNRDYETEASDRRDLHLPFGQEELIKKVIEANPKTIVVIVAGAPFDINEVSKKSSALVWSWFNGSEGGNALADVILGKVNPSGKLPWTMPVALKDSPAHATNSFPGDKTVNYAEGILIGYRWFDTKNVAPLYPFGYGLSYTTFAFGNAKSNKDSYAQNDVIEVSVEVKNTGKTDGKEVVQLYASKSDSKIARAAQELKGFKKVAVKAGGSEKVTIKIPVKELAYYDVASKKWTVEPGKYTLNIGNSSRNLKFKIDVTIK, encoded by the coding sequence ATGAAAAACAAAATGATATTCCTTTCATCAGCTTTGGTTTTTGCATTTTTGACTTCTTGTAAAAATGATGCGCAAACATTAGCTTCAAATTCGGTACAGACCGAAGAATACGTTGGAAAAGAAATAAGCACAGATCATGATGCCGAAATCGACAAATTGATTGCGCAAATGACATTAGAAGAAAAAATCGGAATGCTTCACGGTAACAGTATGTTTGCCAACGCAGGCGTAAAGCGTTTAGGAATTCCAGAATTAAAAATGGCCGATGGCCCGCTGGGAGTTCGTGAAGAAATTTCAAGAGACAATTGGGCTCCGGCTGGTTGGACAAATGACTTTGCAACCTATTATCCCGCAGGAGGCGCTTTGGCAGCAACCTGGAATGCCGAAATGGCGCATACTTTCGGAACCAGTTTAGGAGAAGAGTTGCGCGCAAGAGACAAAGATATGCTGCTTTCGCCAGCGATCAATATGGTAAGAACACCGCTTGGAGGAAGAACTTACGAGTATATGTCGGAAGATCCGTTTTTGAATAAAAAAATCGCTGTGCCTTTAATCGTTGGTCTACAGGAAAAAGATGTAATGGCTTGTGTAAAACATTATGCGGCAAACAATCAGGAAACAAATCGCGATTTTGTAGATGTGCAAATTGATGAGCGTGCACTTCGCGAAATTTATCTTCCAGCTTTTGAGGCTTCGGTAAAAGAAGCAAAAGCATACAGCATCATGGGCGCTTACAACAAATTTAGAGGAGAATATTTGTGTGAAAACGATTATATGCTGAATAAAATCCTTCGTGACGAATGGGGATTCAAAGGTGTAGTAGTTTCTGACTGGGCTGCGGTGCATTCGACAGCAAAATCTTTGAAAAATGGTTTGGATATCGAAATGGGAACGCCAAAACCTTTCAATGAATTTTTCTTAGCAGACAAATTAATTGCAGCAGTTAAATCTGGCGAAGTTTCAGAAAAAGAAATTGACTTGCACGTAAAACGCATTTTGAGAGTTTTGTTTCAAGTGAAAGCAATGGGCGGAGGCGAGCGTGCAAAAGGAAGCATCGCAACCGAAGCGCATTATCAAGATGCTTACAAAATTGCCGCTGAGGCAATCGTATTGCTGAAAAACGAAAACAATGCATTACCTTTAAAATTAGATGGGGTAAAATCTATCGCAGTAATTGGAAACAATGCAACAAAGAAAAATGCTTTGGGCGGATTTGGAGCCGGAGTGAAAACCAAAAGAGAAGTTACGCCTCTTGATGGTCTTAAAAACAGATTGCCTTCATCAGTAAAAATCAATTATGCTGAAGGATATTTAGAACGCTACGATAAGAAAAACAGAGGGAATTTAGGAAACATTACGGCTAATGGTCCAGTAACAATCGACCAATTAGATCCTGCAAAAGTTCAAGAAGCAGTAGAAGCCGCTAAAAACTCAGATGTTGCCATTGTTTTTGCGGGTTCAAATCGCGATTACGAAACAGAAGCTTCAGACCGTAGAGATTTGCACTTGCCTTTTGGACAAGAAGAATTAATCAAAAAAGTAATTGAAGCTAATCCAAAAACTATTGTTGTGATCGTAGCGGGTGCTCCATTTGATATTAATGAAGTAAGCAAAAAATCTTCTGCTTTAGTTTGGAGCTGGTTCAACGGTTCTGAAGGCGGAAATGCTTTGGCCGATGTGATTTTAGGAAAAGTAAATCCGTCAGGAAAACTGCCGTGGACAATGCCTGTAGCTTTAAAAGATTCTCCTGCGCACGCAACAAACAGCTTCCCTGGAGACAAAACAGTTAATTACGCAGAAGGAATTTTGATCGGATACCGTTGGTTTGACACCAAAAATGTTGCGCCATTATATCCTTTCGGTTACGGATTGTCATACACGACTTTTGCTTTTGGAAATGCAAAATCTAACAAAGATTCTTATGCTCAAAATGATGTCATCGAAGTTTCAGTTGAGGTTAAAAACACAGGAAAAACAGATGGAAAAGAAGTAGTTCAGTTATACGCTTCAAAATCTGATTCTAAAATTGCTCGTGCAGCACAAGAGCTAAAAGGTTTTAAAAAAGTAGCTGTTAAAGCTGGAGGTTCTGAAAAAGTAACGATTAAAATTCCTGTAAAAGAATTAGCATATTACGATGTAGCTTCCAAAAAATGGACAGTTGAGCCAGGAAAATATACTTTGAATATAGGAAACTCTTCTAGAAATTTAAAATTCAAAATTGATGTAACAATCAAATAA
- a CDS encoding NUDIX hydrolase, translated as MVENVDDKTALKNENSPMNAVTIDCVIFGFDKGSLEVLLVQHAEGISKGKWGLPGGWIYKKESTDNAAHRLLNELTGLDNIYLEQLKAFGDPDRFPLRRVITIGYYALVKREDYNIKAGFTASDAQWYKINEIPDLIYDHNEILDYSIKHLRNKVRQTPIGFNLLPEKFTLLQLMHLYGEILGIEMDKPNFRRKILHMKLLVALDEKQQDVSHRAAQLYKFDPEIYEKLTEKGFNFEF; from the coding sequence ATGGTTGAAAATGTAGACGACAAAACTGCTCTAAAAAATGAAAACAGTCCGATGAATGCCGTTACGATTGACTGCGTCATTTTTGGTTTTGATAAAGGCAGCCTTGAAGTGCTTTTGGTGCAGCACGCCGAGGGTATCAGCAAAGGAAAATGGGGGCTTCCTGGGGGATGGATTTATAAAAAAGAAAGTACAGATAATGCTGCCCATCGTTTATTGAACGAACTTACTGGACTGGATAATATTTATCTGGAACAGCTGAAAGCATTTGGAGATCCAGATCGTTTTCCGCTTCGACGCGTTATCACAATTGGGTATTACGCTCTTGTCAAAAGAGAAGATTATAACATTAAAGCAGGTTTTACCGCTTCAGATGCGCAATGGTACAAAATCAATGAAATTCCCGATCTGATTTACGATCATAATGAAATTTTAGATTACAGCATAAAACATCTTAGAAATAAAGTTCGCCAAACGCCTATCGGCTTTAATCTACTGCCAGAAAAATTCACCTTGTTGCAGTTAATGCATTTGTACGGAGAAATTTTAGGGATCGAAATGGACAAACCCAACTTTAGAAGAAAAATTCTGCACATGAAACTATTGGTTGCTTTAGACGAAAAACAGCAGGACGTTTCTCATCGCGCTGCGCAATTGTATAAGTTTGATCCAGAAATCTATGAAAAATTAACTGAAAAAGGGTTCAATTTTGAATTCTGA
- a CDS encoding porin family protein has translation MKTKLSVILALFTFYFANAQQDQVDSEMNSAKGITFQHGDMFIEGSIQITTGGDRDYYAFNPKFGYFLNDKFAVGGQLSYSSNKVEATDEKTNIFGIGGFARYYVLELDKKRFKAYGEVGLGYGRNKYESPITGTDNSNSLTANINVGLNYFVTKNIAVTFTLANLLSYNSVSPENGPSSDTFQLNINLFENIFDQPKFGLLFRF, from the coding sequence ATGAAAACCAAATTATCTGTTATTCTAGCGTTATTTACATTTTACTTTGCAAATGCACAGCAAGACCAAGTTGATTCAGAAATGAATTCTGCAAAAGGTATTACTTTTCAACATGGAGATATGTTTATAGAAGGTTCTATCCAGATCACTACTGGTGGAGATCGCGACTATTATGCTTTTAATCCCAAATTTGGATATTTTCTTAATGATAAATTTGCCGTTGGAGGACAATTGAGCTATTCTAGTAATAAAGTTGAAGCAACCGATGAAAAAACTAACATTTTTGGAATAGGTGGTTTCGCAAGATATTATGTATTGGAACTCGATAAAAAACGATTCAAAGCTTACGGAGAAGTAGGTTTGGGATACGGCAGAAATAAATACGAAAGTCCAATTACTGGTACAGATAATAGCAATAGTCTAACAGCCAATATCAATGTTGGTTTAAATTATTTCGTAACTAAAAACATTGCCGTTACTTTTACTCTTGCTAATTTATTATCATACAACAGTGTTTCTCCAGAAAATGGCCCATCATCTGACACTTTTCAATTAAACATCAATTTATTTGAAAACATCTTTGACCAACCAAAATTCGGATTATTGTTTAGATTTTAA